Genomic DNA from Hordeum vulgare subsp. vulgare chromosome 2H, MorexV3_pseudomolecules_assembly, whole genome shotgun sequence:
CGCACTTTTGCTTGCAGTTCGTGTCATTGCCATAGATGGTGCAATGCTTCGTGATCATCGTGAAAGCAAAATCTCTGTTTAGTTGAGACAAATGTTTCACCATTGTGGAAACATATCCCCATGTAATTTACCTTTTGATGAAAAAATCTATGTTCGTATTAAaaaaattctatgatatatgaaAATAATATCATAGTGATTAAGaagaaaaatgtatatctttagaAATATGGTGTCTGCATTGTGTAAGGGATGCAAAACCTGATCATATACGTCATTTTTGTTGTAAGGAAGCAAATCCATCTTTTTAGATGCAAGTACCAAGTTCTTTGGAAGCAAATTCCCATTTCATTGGACGCAAACACCAAATTATTTGGAAGCAAAGTCCCAATTTAATTTGATGGACGCAAATACCAATTTTCATGGCGTTGCCAACTTGTCCCCTGCGTAGCCATCACTGTTGTGTGCATTGTGCCTACAGCCCAAGATACACATAACGTGTCATCATTCTGGTTGTTGTGGCCATAGAAGAAATTTATATGACATGTTAAATCTCTTGTTACTATGGAAGCAATGTTCACGGGCAACTGAAATAAAGTAATTCTAACTAGATGAAGTGATCGTCGGTTGCAATGGAAGCACTTTGTGCAAACAATCGAATCAGAAATTTCTACTAGATGGAAGTAATCTCGAGTTACTTTGGTAGCACATTTTTGTCTTTTTAAAGAGTATTTCTTGCAAACAGTTTTGCTTTTGTCGAGAGCTCAGTTATGCTAGTCGTAAAGAAAAGAGAGCTCCACTGTTCTACAATTAAAATAATTTTCTTGTCACTTGAAATTGTTTTTCTCTACGTGCATTGGACACAAATATGGTCGAACAAGATCAAAACAAAGATGAGTTGCCGTCGAAGAAAATATTTCTGCTGACTGAATCAAACAATTTTACCACATGAAAGGAATCGACATTAACAAATCAATGATAAGTTTATAACAGAATGGAAAAAATCTATGTTCGTCATGGAAACAATTTCCGAGGCTGGCcaaagaaggaaaataatatttcTTTGAGGTAGTTATAGTTATACTCGAAATAAAGAATGGAAGCAAGTCGCATGCATGGAAACACGTAACATGGCGCCTAATCAATTTGATATGCCCTAATTTGTAGTAGTTGTTAGGAAACAAATTGATTGCAATTAATATGGAATTACGCATGCAAACTAAATAATGGGTGCACTTTTTAAGGAAGCAATCCAACATCATGGCACCATGCGCCGGGCTGCACCGTCGAATCAAATGGTCATCATACTTCTTATCCAACGGTCAATGACTAGTCTGATACAATTCAAAGAATCAGTAGTCTGGGTCATCATACTTCTTATCCAACGGTCAATGACTAGTCTGATACAATTCAAAGAATCAGTAGTCTGATTCCTGGTGGCTCCCATCAAAATATTCGAATCCAATGCTGTAACGTTTGATGCTTAGCACTCAGGGTGAACACGGTCCAAGCCGATCCGGTCCTGGTCTGAACCGTCGTTTGGACCATCTGCCGGCGGTCCGGACTGGACCGGACCGAGCAGGCTCATGGTCCTCTTCGCATCGGCGAGGCAAAAGCCCGGACCGAACGGCGGACCGGCCAACAACTCATCGGTGGCGAGGTACTGACCATGACGTCGGCTAGCAAAGGCTCTAGGCCGTAATCAGAAGCGGGGACAGAGGGAATAGATGTAGGCACTCATGTAGAGTTCAATATGAAGGCCGGGGAAGCAACTACGGCGACACAATCGACGACGAACGACAACAGTCAGAGCCGGAGATGGAGCATGATGGCGACTGATTCATGACGAATCCGATCGACTCGTTGCGGGGGAAGGAGATCTCATGCTTGCGaagctcctggacatggtggtTCATCCTGGAGAGGCCGGTGACCACTTCCACGGGAGCTTGTGCTCTGGACGGCGGCAGCCATGGCACAGGACCCACGACACGCCTCCAGCACGCCCCCGCCACGCCTGGGCCGCCACACCTCCAACACACCCACGACACGCCTCCAGCACGCCCTCGCCATGCTGTCGGCTGCTTGTTTGGTTTGTTCGGTCGGGCCAAGCTTTAACCTGACCGGACCGATCAATTTTCGGGTTTGTTTGAAGGGACCGGACCAGCCTGTTTTGTTATCAGGCCTGGACCAGATCTGGACCGAGTGGGTCAAGACCGAACGGGGCCacgagcaaaaaaaaaaaactgtgaAACTATAGCTGACTTTTGAATCGACCCTGGTTTATCCAATGAAACAACAAGAccatatgattttattagaatgaGTCGATCCATGGTCCCTGAAATTGGCTTTGAGGCCACGGGCCAGGTCCAAGGCCACGTCCAGGCCGACACATTCCCATCTTAGATGAATACGAATCCCTAAACCTATAGAACAACAAAAAGATAAACGGAAGCCCACCCCCATCCATCAGCCGCGGAAGCAGCGGATGGAGAGGGTTGGAGATCACCGCTCGCCGGCGTCGAAGGGCGGCAGAAACTGTCGCCTCTGCGAAGGAGTTGGCTTTTGCGAGAGCGAAGCGACGGGTTCCTCTCAATGGGCGAGCGACGCGTTAAAACCTACAGTTGTGAGATACATACCTCAGCCCTACACTTCTCCCTTCTGGCAAGCAAAAGCCTTATTTCATCATAAATTACCGAGCAGGTTACACACATCAACAGTATGCATATAAGCACCCCCGTCTCAGGTTGACGTTCAGGCAAGAACGTCACGTTATTGCAGTGTAATCAGGTAGATTCCGGGGTCGACCGCAGCTACAGTCAGCGGAAACTGTTACTCTACCGAACATGTGTCTACTCGCTCGGCGATGACACCgtgggcgacgacggcgacggtgaCAACAAGGTCGACGAAGTGGACATGGGCTCGTGGAGGACGGTGTTGGTGGAGACCGCGATCGCGTTGCCGTCTAGCTGAAGCATCACCGCTCCTAGGATCTCGGTCAGCAGCTTCTTGAACTCGGCCTCGTCCACCGCCTTCCCGTCGTCGGCGTTCGCCATCTTGAACGCGTCGTTCACCATAGCATCCACCTGTACATTTTTATTGAAGATCGTACATCATTAGAATTTTATCCAACACGGCTCTGAACATTCATTCCATTCGACAGTTATCAGCTTCGGAATGATGATTTAGCACATGGAAATGATCTCTTTTAAATTACCTGATTAACAGCTCCATACGGTGGTAGATTTACTGATGCGGCCATCTTGTCAAACGCGACGCGAAGGTACTTCTTTGATGTTCTATCTTTGTGTTCCTTGGGGACATCTCCCCAGACAGAATCCAGCAGCTGGGAGAAAAATGCATCGATGTGTATCGATCAATATGGTTTAACTGAATACATTTTCCACAGATAAAATCGAACTTGCAGAACATGTATCTTAGTATCAGTATACCTTGTCGAACTCGAACTTGTTCGACAGTATCTTCCTGATGCCAGCCCCATCAAAGGTGTTCTCCGTGTGCGCCACAATTATCGGGCACTCCTGGAGTCGCCGGGCGATCATTCCCAAATACTTCTTGAACTCTTGGAAGAAGACCTCTTGCGATGCTGGCTGGTCAAGCTGGTCCGCTGGCAGTTCCTGCAATGCAGGTACTATGATCTTCTCCATAACCTATCACAAACACTCAATTGTCAGCAAACGCTCCACGAGCCTTATCACAGACATCAACAATTATGGTTGCAACTTTCGTTGTGAAACTGCACAAAGTGAATACCAGAGAGTCCGAAGCCGGTGGCATGCCGTGATCGACCGTCAGCTGTCGAAGAGCGGCGGGCAAACATTGTCGCAACGACGAATTTCCCGACTCGATTTGAGAGAATATGGCGACTGCCTCTGCTTCGTACGCAGCGCTCTCAACAAACTCGTTCAGGTCTTCCCCGTCCACCCTGAGGATCATGATTGGGTCCCTCTTGAGCCCCGCCGCCATGCCGAGGAGTATGTCGGACAGCACGTGCTGGAACTCCGGCTTGCTCACCGAATCTTGCTTCCCGTGGGTGAACTCATTTAGAACCTGCACCTCATATTACAAATCATTATATCAGTGAACTTAGCACGCGAACGGATGATATTAGTTACCTGGTGCTAACTTTTAGCACAGTTAAAAATTAGTTACCTGGTGCTAACTTTTAGCACAGTTAAAATTTGAGGAACCAACAGAACTCAAAATACAAAACGTTGTTTAAAATACTAGTAAATTGTACGTGCTTGAACATCATTTAAATATATAATAACATGGGAAAAAACGTCATTTAAATGTATAATAACATGGAAAAAAGAGGTCCCAATACTTATAAGTTTTGCTTCGGTACATCTCCTTAAAAGTTTGCATGAATCTTAAAATTACTTAAAAAGGCTATCGCCATATTAGACTGCACATCAAGCGTACTGAATTGGTTGATTTGAATACAGAAGACTATAATATCTTTTTCAATTCAAGAGGTGCCTTCTAATCTTCACTTCAATCCACCTTTAATCCATATCAAAATCTCTTATAGGGGCTGTACAAAGGAAAGTTGGATACTTATTTCCTTTTCTAGAATCATATTGGACAAGATTCAACTTGGTTCTTACCCTTCTAGAATCAAGATTGTTCTCTGTCCCTTCTCTATTAGAGAATCAGATAAGCATGTGGAAAGATGCTTCTAGAACACTTGAGGTGATAACTCTATCCAACGGATGATATTGTTTGCATATCAAACGGCTAATATCTGAGGTTATTGGTACACTACATAGTGGTATAGATATACTGTAGATGGTATAGATGTGTCGGAATATATGTATACGTGTTAGGCTGACCGGATAGTCTTTGCAGCCATTTGGAATCCCAATTGAGTATCTGAAACCACGTGCCCGTTCTGGGCCATTCTAGAGACATGAAGCGTGTCCAAAGAAGGAGGGTactgctttttttttttttttttgcaaaaaataaaagaTGGATAAACAATGTTCGCTACACAACGAGTTCTTTTTTTTCAAACTTTCACTAAGGATTGCATCTAATTATGTCCAACTACAGGTCTTATATATTGTAAAACAAAACTTTTAGTAGTAGGAAACTAAAAGTCTTGAACGGCGAGGACGATACACGTCGTCAACACACATACGGAGGGGGGTTGCGTTTTTGGCATACCTCGGAGTAGATGTGGTCCGCCTGCGCCGACGACCCCCTCGCCGGCAGCCCGATGGCGGCGCCGATGTCCGCGACGGCGGGCTGGAGCTCCTTCAACGACAACCTCCCGTCGCCGTCGGCGTCAAGGTGCCGGAACTTGTTCTCCACGAACTTCGCGAACGCCTCCTTGTTCTCCACCAGCTCCCGGATGTCCGACCCGTCCAGCACCTGCGCGTTCTTCCTCCTCGCTTGCTGCTGGCCGCTCTGCATCGTGTCCAGCTCCTTTATATCACTCACGACGGGAAGAAGAAGCTCCAAGTTGCAGCAATGGCGGCAGGCCCCTCGTGAACGCGAGGCTGATGGCTGTGCGTCGGGATTAAGGTGGTCACGGGCTAAAACTACTTCTTTCTAGACTTTTGCGTGTGATGCTGCgagtggcgatggcggcggatcgGCTTGCCCTGCTAGTTAGTTGGTCTTGGATTTATAGGCCCGTGATAGTATCTGACTTGTTCTGGTTGTTGGACGGATAAGAGGGTTGTCATGCCGGTATGCAACAGGAATGAGGGGCGAGGGGCACGTGTGAGGACGCGCGGCGAGACATGGCGCTTGTAGCCCCTTCTCCGCTTTTGCCGTTGCTTCTGGCTTGTTGTTATTTGCTCTCTAGTCTCTACGACTTGAGTACCTTTAAAAACGAGAAATGAATGCGACGTGTTACTGTAAAAATTGACtgtaatttattttattttattttaatttttgagGGGAATTTACTGTAATTATTGGTAGCGGCTTCCTTTGGTTTGTAAGGATTTTGTAAAAGAATTCTTTCTAACTGTAATGCAGATGTTCATATATatacatttatttttataaacACATCCATACATGTCGTATCCTATGAGTATCTTCGAGACACTGAGTTGTTGAGGCATCttacgattaataaagttgtcacATACATTTTCGTAGTCGAGGAAATCATCTTATTCCATTAAACGTACATTTTCTAAAGGCCTAAAATAAATTTGGAAAATATGAACATCACGTCAAATTTGAAACTTAAACTTTAATTGGTAAAGAATACAACTATCCTACTAACTATCCAACCAAGGATTAATTTCTAAAGTAAAACGCCAGGTCTCAACGGTACAACACCTTCCAGTCAAGTCACCCATCATTCTCAAATAAAGATATAAAGACGAATTATATGGTACATGATATTTTAGAGAAAAAATTCTATGAAGGTTTATAAAAGTGGATTCCTATTACTATGTAGTATAGAAATCAAACATCTTCTTGTAAAAAGAAGCAATCCATTACATTTTAAAGATTAAAAAAACAGTAGCCTAAATTAAAGGGGGAAACCTATCCTATGCATCAAATGACATATTTTTTGATAAAGGATACTTCATTGAATTGATTTATTAAGGTAATACAGCTCCATCGAAAGAATGCGTGGCCTCTGTATAACATGTCAATCTAGCCTAGAATGGGGCAAATCATATCCAAAGATTACACCGTCATCCATGGAGGAGAAAAACACCATACGCACCAGGCGTGTAGATGCCATCGTAAAAACATCTTTGTTCTTCGGCCTCTGCAGGATAGATCAAATACGGAACCATCGCGTACATGCACGAAGAATAGATCAAATACGAAACCATCGCGTACATGCACGTATAACCTGCACAGGAAAAGAAATACATTTATCATTAAAAATTACATCATTCCTGGTAAGCCACAATGCCCAGCATAAGGCAGCCACCCCCACAAGAACTGCAGATCTTTTTACCAATACACCGTAATCAATTGGTGaacattgttagagcatatttctccatatgtgattttggtaattaatgataatccctatggactaGTGGTTGCTTtacgttatatttataggatttgtccatagacacttcttgaagtccatctgttgggttcaaggagtttatatgatgaccatggtggtattcaaggtattatccaaagaatggtcatagagacacaaggttgatcaagaacgtcagacaaagagttaatcaagatgatcaacacacaaagcgtacaagatgtaccgagagggatcaagtgatcccatggtatggtaagcattgtccattacgtgtttgtgtactaacccatggttttcatgagagttctatgtggggttaggtgtgtttccatgggcttgtgtctagaggaagatctcatacaacccatgaaggatgacgtcaagtggtgatcgtcatcaagattgcggtgtgcaatttCAAGTGGATTAgctcgaagatatcatgcttgaaggttgtcgtccattgtggtgacaatggacttgtgaagatatgctgaagagaggctcacccatgttgtgtatgggggagcaatcaactagtcttcatcatgccaacgcaatcaagaaggtggtccatcttgaggaagccaagatcatcatcatctagctcaagaggatgaggtgcaaggtataggtttggccttgataggttttctgttttaggatagattgccgtactgtcaaggggggctctcaagtgagtagcttgatcgtatcatttgttgagaactcaaaccatttgcatccttgcatcatacttcttggttcttgtttggtgtttctctttgtgagttttagagcttatggtcatcttcatgacaagctcgagttcatcgaaaacggagtccatatgcatcttctatgatgttttcgatgctagagtttttgccggttcttcattcatagaggtctcacatctctatatcattggcattttcatatctgcatggtcttaagatttccaaacgctgtttggatagctcttgtcgtcctgaatccaacaaggttgggtttgctcgattcggagctcataTGTAAAagatatggttgtttcagtggcgagaagtagtaccgctccagtcctggcggtagtacagctgggctggcggtagtaccggtgggctggcggtagtaccgctggagctagcggtagtaccgctcgcccagcggtagtaccgcccctggtcagcagtagtaccgctccaagactttagtaccgccatccttgcggttgtactatgtcagactttttgcgaagactttcttggcggtggttggcccggtagtatctttgcgctaccacgggctgagcggtagtaccgctgcagccagcggtagtaccgctggagggtcaccggtagtaccgctgcagccagcggtagtaccggtcgTCTCGTGCTGTAAGTGGGGT
This window encodes:
- the LOC123427599 gene encoding uncharacterized protein LOC123427599, whose translation is MQSGQQQARRKNAQVLDGSDIRELVENKEAFAKFVENKFRHLDADGDGRLSLKELQPAVADIGAAIGLPARGSSAQADHIYSEVLNEFTHGKQDSVSKPEFQHVLSDILLGMAAGLKRDPIMILRVDGEDLNEFVESAAYEAEAVAIFSQIESGNSSLRQCLPAALRQLTVDHGMPPASDSLVMEKIIVPALQELPADQLDQPASQEVFFQEFKKYLGMIARRLQECPIIVAHTENTFDGAGIRKILSNKFEFDKLLDSVWGDVPKEHKDRTSKKYLRVAFDKMAASVNLPPYGAVNQVDAMVNDAFKMANADDGKAVDEAEFKKLLTEILGAVMLQLDGNAIAVSTNTVLHEPMSTSSTLLSPSPSSPTVSSPSE